One Nitrospirota bacterium genomic window carries:
- a CDS encoding helix-turn-helix domain-containing protein encodes MKKVIKILLIQKDIKQADIARKLGVSNVAVCNVIKGSCESKRIKWAIAKELGKKVEELWPDSEKAA; translated from the coding sequence ATGAAAAAAGTAATAAAAATTCTACTAATCCAGAAAGATATAAAACAGGCAGACATAGCAAGAAAACTAGGGGTGTCAAATGTTGCAGTTTGCAATGTCATAAAAGGCTCCTGCGAATCAAAGCGCATTAAATGGGCGATAGCTAAAGAATTAGGTAAAAAAGTGGAAGAACTGTGGCCTGACAGCGAAAAGGCTGCATGA
- a CDS encoding helix-turn-helix domain-containing protein — MGKDLGQRIKIARKGMKLTQEKLAKKLGIAYPTLNKYENGHRTPDAELLSKISTILDCDPGWLLSGGESNLENLPKPKGVSVFRTPVLNKISADFPRDASKETVSYICLEDIPEHAYSLIMKGESMSPTMREGDYIIFLPNEKIQDGDIVVVLNEWGESILKRYRKKEEEIYLISDNAEYPKITLQKECRIVGKVVGVLRRIRI; from the coding sequence ATGGGAAAAGATTTAGGTCAAAGAATAAAAATAGCACGTAAAGGGATGAAGCTTACACAGGAGAAACTCGCCAAAAAATTGGGGATAGCTTATCCTACTCTGAACAAGTATGAAAATGGCCACAGAACTCCTGATGCGGAACTTCTGTCAAAAATTTCAACTATTCTTGATTGCGACCCCGGGTGGCTTTTATCCGGAGGAGAGTCGAATCTTGAGAACCTGCCTAAACCAAAAGGGGTATCTGTCTTCAGGACTCCTGTGCTTAACAAGATATCTGCTGATTTTCCCAGGGACGCTTCAAAGGAGACAGTAAGCTATATTTGTTTGGAGGATATCCCTGAGCACGCTTATTCTCTGATCATGAAGGGAGAAAGCATGTCTCCAACAATGCGGGAAGGCGATTATATAATATTTTTGCCCAATGAGAAGATCCAGGATGGAGATATTGTTGTGGTTCTGAATGAATGGGGAGAATCCATACTGAAAAGGTACAGAAAAAAAGAAGAAGAAATCTATCTTATAAGTGATAACGCTGAATATCCTAAGATCACATTACAAAAAGAGTGCAGGATAGTCGGTAAAGTAGTCGGAGTTTTGAGAAGGATCAGGATTTAA
- the argB gene encoding acetylglutamate kinase: protein MKKLIDKANILIESLPYIKKFYGKTFVIKYGGAAMVDEKLKDAFARDIVLMNFIGIRTVIVHGGGPKINSIMKKMGKEPSFIHGQRVTDEETIDIVEMVLGGLINKQIVTLINSHGGNAIGLSGKDGNLIKAKKKIIKKISPETGVSEIIDIGLVGEVEMVNPKILLSMERDNFIPVIAPISAGHKNETLNINADYVAGMIAAALKAEKLILLTDTEGVMDKNNKLISALDEKKIKSLVSKKIIKGGMLPKTQSCQIALDGGVKKTHIIDGRLPHALLLEIFTEEGIGTEIVM, encoded by the coding sequence ATGAAAAAACTTATTGATAAAGCAAATATTCTTATCGAATCCCTGCCGTATATAAAAAAGTTTTACGGGAAGACATTTGTTATTAAGTACGGCGGCGCTGCTATGGTGGATGAAAAGCTTAAGGACGCGTTTGCCCGGGATATAGTTCTTATGAACTTCATAGGCATACGGACTGTCATTGTTCATGGAGGCGGGCCGAAGATAAACAGTATCATGAAGAAGATGGGCAAGGAACCCTCATTTATTCATGGGCAGCGGGTCACTGACGAAGAAACCATTGACATCGTTGAGATGGTGTTAGGCGGGCTGATCAATAAGCAGATAGTCACTCTGATAAACAGTCACGGCGGGAATGCGATAGGTTTAAGCGGAAAAGACGGAAATCTCATTAAGGCAAAAAAGAAGATCATTAAAAAGATATCGCCTGAAACTGGAGTTTCAGAGATAATAGATATCGGGCTTGTCGGTGAGGTTGAGATGGTTAACCCGAAGATACTTTTATCCATGGAAAGGGACAATTTCATACCTGTCATTGCGCCCATCAGCGCAGGACATAAGAATGAGACACTAAATATCAATGCCGATTATGTCGCAGGGATGATAGCAGCTGCTCTGAAGGCAGAAAAGCTGATTCTGCTTACAGACACAGAGGGTGTAATGGACAAGAATAATAAGCTGATCTCTGCTTTGGATGAAAAGAAGATAAAATCACTTGTTTCCAAAAAGATCATCAAGGGAGGGATGCTTCCCAAAACTCAGTCATGCCAGATTGCACTGGACGGCGGGGTTAAAAAGACACACATAATTGACGGCCGGCTGCCTCACGCGCTTTTGTTAGAGATATTTACAGAAGAAGGTATCGGAACAGAGATCGTTATGTAG
- the trpC gene encoding indole-3-glycerol phosphate synthase TrpC: MSILKEIIQYKAEDLKAAKRAIPVSELKAIANDISKTRSFRSAVKRKKGGPVNLIAEIKKASPSKGLIREDFNLHEIVSVYDKNNVAAISVLTEERYFQGKIDYLKSVRGETDKPLLRKDFIFDDYQIYEAKAYGADAILLIVAALERSQLHDLMGLAKELSLDCLVEVHDFNELDAALYCNSEIIGINNRNLKTLDIDLNTTFDILKDIPDDKITVSESGIETRADVESLERSKADAMLIGSAFMKSQDIGAKIRELLGKTS; this comes from the coding sequence ATGAGCATACTTAAAGAAATTATCCAATATAAGGCCGAGGATTTAAAGGCGGCAAAGCGCGCCATTCCTGTGTCAGAGCTTAAGGCCATTGCAAATGATATCAGCAAGACAAGGTCTTTCAGGTCTGCTGTTAAGCGGAAGAAAGGCGGCCCTGTAAATCTGATAGCTGAGATCAAGAAGGCATCACCGTCCAAAGGGCTCATAAGGGAAGATTTCAATCTTCATGAGATAGTCTCTGTTTACGACAAAAATAATGTTGCAGCTATCTCAGTGCTTACTGAAGAACGTTATTTTCAGGGAAAGATTGATTATCTGAAGAGCGTCAGGGGAGAGACAGACAAGCCGCTGCTTAGAAAAGATTTTATTTTTGATGATTATCAGATCTACGAGGCAAAGGCATACGGCGCAGATGCAATACTGCTTATAGTTGCTGCGCTTGAAAGATCCCAGCTTCATGACCTGATGGGATTGGCAAAAGAGCTTTCTTTGGATTGCCTGGTTGAGGTGCATGACTTTAACGAACTTGATGCTGCTCTTTATTGTAACTCTGAGATCATAGGCATAAATAACAGAAACTTAAAGACATTGGATATAGACCTGAATACTACTTTTGATATTCTTAAAGATATTCCTGATGATAAGATCACAGTCAGCGAGAGCGGCATTGAGACAAGGGCTGATGTCGAATCTTTAGAAAGAAGCAAAGCGGATGCGATGCTTATAGGCTCTGCTTTTATGAAGTCTCAGGATATAGGGGCAAAGATCAGAGAACTTCTTGGGAAAACATCTTAA
- the purH gene encoding bifunctional phosphoribosylaminoimidazolecarboxamide formyltransferase/IMP cyclohydrolase: MAAIKRALLSVSDKNGIVEFAKELSARGVEILSTGGTAKTLKDAGIKVKDVSEHTGFPEMMDGRLKTLHPKIHGGLLWRRDNAKDKEEIEKHGISSIDMVVVNLYPFEQTVSKPGVSLETAIENIDIGGPTMIRAASKNFRDVAVIVDPADYAKVLDEMKSGGGAVSYETKFYLAKKVFSHTAQYDTLISNYLNTQGEQTETFPQNFNKSYRKISDVRYGENPHQKAAVYREPLYSGLSLVDAKILQGKEMSFNNYLDSSAVIDLAKEFNERPTAVIVKHNNPCGVASADTLSEAYRKAFETDPVSAFGGVISLNKKVDEATAKEILSLFIEIIIAPGFDDAALKLISTKPNIRLLELDISKDVTGFEMRKIQGGLLLQEKDNGMINELKSCKVVTKRAPTDEEYAAMAFAWRVCKHMKSNAIIYASKDRTLGIGCGQTSRVDSARLAVMKAGNYNIQLKGSAVASDAFFPARDGIDVAAQAGATAIIQPGGSIKDSETIAAADEHNVAMIFTGMRHFRH, encoded by the coding sequence ATGGCAGCGATAAAGAGGGCGCTTTTAAGCGTCTCGGACAAGAATGGAATTGTTGAATTTGCAAAGGAGTTAAGCGCGCGCGGAGTTGAGATACTCTCAACAGGCGGCACGGCTAAGACTTTAAAGGACGCAGGGATAAAGGTGAAGGATGTCTCTGAGCACACAGGATTTCCTGAGATGATGGACGGCAGGCTTAAGACGCTCCATCCGAAGATACACGGCGGGCTGCTCTGGAGAAGGGATAATGCAAAGGACAAGGAAGAGATCGAGAAGCACGGCATCTCATCCATAGACATGGTCGTTGTCAACCTCTATCCATTTGAGCAGACGGTGTCAAAGCCCGGCGTGTCGCTTGAGACCGCGATTGAGAATATAGACATCGGCGGGCCCACAATGATAAGGGCGGCTTCAAAGAATTTCAGGGATGTCGCTGTTATTGTTGATCCGGCTGATTATGCAAAGGTTCTTGATGAGATGAAGTCAGGCGGAGGTGCGGTGAGTTATGAAACAAAATTTTATCTTGCCAAGAAAGTGTTCTCGCACACAGCACAGTATGACACTCTCATCTCCAATTACCTTAACACCCAGGGCGAACAAACTGAGACATTCCCGCAGAATTTCAATAAGAGCTACAGAAAGATATCTGATGTGAGATACGGTGAGAACCCGCACCAGAAGGCGGCTGTTTACAGGGAACCGCTCTACAGCGGGCTTTCGCTTGTTGACGCAAAGATACTTCAGGGCAAGGAGATGTCATTTAACAACTACCTTGATTCAAGCGCTGTCATAGACCTTGCAAAGGAGTTCAATGAAAGGCCGACCGCTGTGATAGTGAAGCACAACAACCCCTGCGGCGTTGCATCCGCTGACACGCTCAGCGAGGCATACAGAAAGGCGTTTGAGACAGACCCTGTCTCTGCGTTCGGAGGCGTAATATCGCTGAACAAAAAAGTTGACGAGGCAACGGCAAAAGAGATACTCAGTCTCTTTATCGAGATTATTATAGCTCCGGGCTTTGATGATGCTGCATTGAAACTGATAAGCACAAAGCCGAATATCAGGCTTCTTGAGCTTGACATATCAAAGGATGTCACGGGCTTTGAGATGAGAAAGATACAGGGCGGGCTCCTTCTTCAGGAGAAGGACAACGGCATGATCAATGAGCTCAAATCCTGCAAGGTCGTCACAAAGAGGGCGCCGACTGACGAAGAGTATGCGGCAATGGCATTTGCATGGAGGGTCTGCAAGCACATGAAATCCAATGCGATAATATACGCATCAAAGGACAGGACGCTTGGCATCGGCTGCGGCCAGACGAGCAGGGTTGACTCAGCAAGGCTTGCCGTGATGAAGGCGGGCAATTACAATATCCAGCTTAAAGGTTCTGCTGTCGCGTCTGACGCATTCTTCCCTGCAAGGGACGGGATAGATGTTGCAGCTCAGGCAGGCGCGACCGCGATCATACAGCCCGGCGGTTCGATAAAGGACAGCGAGACCATTGCTGCGGCTGACGAGCATAATGTGGCGATGATATTTACAGGCATGAGGCATTTCAGGCATTAA